The Nymphaea colorata isolate Beijing-Zhang1983 chromosome 7, ASM883128v2, whole genome shotgun sequence DNA window tgctaagaagaaaaaggagacagCCTTGCATGTGGGTGCTCCAACTAACATTCCAGGTACAActgtctttcctttcttccttttttctctttcatctaTCACCTCTCTTGATTCGTCTACCTGCCCCTCTATTGTCTTCAGAAGAAGTTGGTGGTGATGATGTAAAAGTGGTGTTGGAAAAGAGTGGTGGCGGTGTTGTTGTTGGTCGTGATGTTGATGGGAATGATGAGGATGCCTCATGGGATTCGAAGCAAACTAAAACTGATAGCTCGGATTCAACAGTAGAGGAGCACCCTTGTCTTCGTTCTCGCGATTCGATCGGTGAAACGGCGGAGGCAGTTGAGGTCTTGAAGATGGACGAGAAGAGTGACGGAGGGGAAGAGGCTACAGTTGTTGCTCAGAGGCTTGAGGAAAATAAGGGCGACGCAGGGTTTGAGCGTGTGGAGGATGGGAAAATTAGTGTTGAATTGGTCGAGCCTCTGAAGGTTGATGAAAAGGGTGggagtagcagcagcagcagcagaagcagTAGTAGTAGTTCTAGTGATGATGGGGGCTCGGACAGTGATCGCGATAAGGAATCAGAGAAGCAGGAAGTCCTTCCAGCTTTGAAGGGATCAGAGAAGACGGAAGTTCTTTCTGGGGCTCCAGAGGAATCAGAGAAGACGGAAGTTTTTTCAGGAGCTCTGGAGGAATCAGAGAAGCTGGAGGTTCTTTCAGGGGCTCTGGACAAATCAGAGAAGGCGGAAGTTCTTTCAGGTGCTCTGGAGAACTCCGAGACTTCGGAAGTTCTTTCAGGTTCTCTGGAGAATTCCGAGACTTCGGAAGTTCTTTCAGGTGCTCTGGAGAATTCCGAGACTTCGGAAGTTC harbors:
- the LOC116257423 gene encoding uncharacterized protein LOC116257423; translated protein: MPSGPKKRKNAKKKKETALHVGAPTNIPEEVGGDDVKVVLEKSGGGVVVGRDVDGNDEDASWDSKQTKTDSSDSTVEEHPCLRSRDSIGETAEAVEVLKMDEKSDGGEEATVVAQRLEENKGDAGFERVEDGKISVELVEPLKVDEKGGSSSSSSRSSSSSSSDDGGSDSDRDKESEKQEVLPALKGSEKTEVLSGAPEESEKTEVFSGALEESEKLEVLSGALDKSEKAEVLSGALENSETSEVLSGSLENSETSEVLSGALENSETSEVLSGALEAAEEEYRIDVVKVEVPIESSGLESTIEIGKVTNVESVIVPDAAASSIESEKEVTVKAIDNPGLQNSVESVREEIKEALAMSSSTEVHQEIEQQAVIVESIDKPIVEPAKDNEKSEETERTLPPPIVRRTSWKGCCGLFDVFLGSNR